Part of the Triticum aestivum cultivar Chinese Spring chromosome 4D, IWGSC CS RefSeq v2.1, whole genome shotgun sequence genome is shown below.
TGCGTGTGTTGATGTTAGTTGTGTGCATCGTAGCTATGCAGAGACCGGGTGTGTGCTCATTATGTTTATATCCTTTTgatttgagtcaataaaatccaccctttatccAAAAATGTGGGACAAATACACAAAGGGAAAATAACCATACTGAACCATTTGAACGTATTTTGTTCTTTCTAGAATACAATAATTGTGAAAATGAATACAAGTTCAATAGCCCTTGGTGTATTAAAAAATTCATTTTGCTTCGAGACTTGTAATAATTGGTTGTGTGTACACACATGTAGTCGTGCAGGTTAATTATCTTTGGTGCAGGTTGATTATCTTTGATAAATttatcaaaaataatcaacctacaCCAAAGCCACCACAACCCAAACCTAGAATGTCTTGTAAGATGCACGACTAGTTTCAAAACGTATTAGTATTGCGGAAGAAAGAGCAAATTTCCCAAAACAGAAAAGCTCAACTGCTTTATGTACATACCTCTTCTTCACAAATCACACCTATGGGTCGGCGATCTCACCATCATGGTCTATCTCCTTTGAAGCTTTGATGGATGAGAGGAGAGAGCACTAGTAGATTACGAAAGAGTACCACGATTGGGGTTATAGAAAGTCATTGGTTTTTTACTTCTTAAACAAATACTCCCGTCTTTCTTGTTTATTGGGCTCATCTCTCAAATCACATCAACCAAGAAGACCTACTTAAGTGCTAGGCAACATATTTATGCTGCATGCATGACTCTCTCACTCCTTCATGCATTGGTTGATTTTACATTAGGAACAAAAATATGATAGAATTTAATATGAACATAGCTACATTTGCATGTTCCCAACAGAATGAGCCTTGCAAATTGGAAATTTATGATTTTTGAAACACACCCTCTAAACCAAAAAGGAGGGAGTAACTCATTGTAGTACCGGTTCTGATAGTTTGCAAATGGTACTCTACGGATGAAACGGAGTGGAAATTTTGTGCCCACTCGAAAAAAATAGCTACGGAGCATAAACACATAAATACAAATGAAAATAGATCGACACTTTTGGTTCCGCACTTGCGGAGTTTATCTTTTGGCTAAATGGGCCCCTCCAGCCCTTCGTATACAATTTTGTCCCAACATAGTCCTATCCCCTCAAAAAACTAATATAAGTTTCCCCTACTTCTGTGTTCTTGGCTACACAGTACACACCTCCCACTCTCATGAGGGTATTAACGAGTTGCTCAACTTGTTAAATAGTTAAGGATCGCCTTGTTAAGCTTAAAAAATTGTTAAGTAAAATTAAAATATGTGTTGTGTTTCACTAATAAGCTTAAACGAGCTGGTCGTGAAACTTGTTAGCTTGTTTGTCAAGCTTAACAAGCTGAGATCAATGATTAGCTCTGTTCATTAAGAAGTTAACGTGAGTTTAACGAAACGAGCTACTGAGTGCTTGttaagctcgcgagctacgagcttttggttCACCTCTTCTCATCCTACACACCTGCTCACAAACACTCATCCTTATTTCTTCTAacaattctactccctccgtatcaTAATATAAGGTAGTTTGCAGCTGTCGTGTTTTCTGTATTATTGTTCAACTGGTTTTTGAGGTTCTGTAAACTTTCAGGGTGCCGTGACTCTGCTTAACGTCTCATATGTAACAGCGATGTTGGCTAACATTACCATCACGTGTGGCCCtgtggggtccacctgtcattgaaagaagaaagaaaaaagaaaaaaaatctggtcAAGGCAAGGCAAAATCGCCGCCCGTGCCTGATCCTTCCTGGGCAGAGGCCGCCGTCCACCATGGGCGAGGCAGAGGAGTTGGCGCTCGACCCGGTCGTGACGGAGCTCCGCCCATGGACCAGCTGTCGGCCGTGCCCGCTGCTGCTTGTCGTGCCCGCTGCTCGCCGCACCTGTCGCCGCTGTTGCTCGGGCTGCCATGGCCTCAGTCCCGCCCCAGGACGAGGAGGAATCCACCGCATGCCCCGCCCCCGACCGAGGCATAGAAGCCCCGACCTGGCACCGTCGACGGCATGCACGCACGACCCGATGCCTGAGGCCGGAGATCCGGCGGACGCACGTGAGGCTACCTCATCGGGCAGTGGCGAGGCCCGACGTGCCCTAGTCGCGTTCGGCCTCGACTCTGAACTGGAACAGCCACAAAATCGTCGCCTCGTCGGACCCTCCGCCACGACGTTCTCCTCGACCTCCGGTGCTAGGCTGAGGCGCGCGACGGTGGCCGCCATGCATTTCTTCTGCCGGCCTATATGTTGCACGCCAGCTGCTCAATAAAATGCTAAAGAGAGGAGTGTTACACTGACTAATGGGGCCATGTGCAGCACAACGATTCAATGTAACGGTGTGAAAATTTTGTGCCATGTCAGCCTGACTGGGAGGCCCGTCTGTCATAACCTCACTTGACAGAGCCAGATCCGTCGATCAGTGATTTTTGCAAAATGATTACACAAAACGTGGTGTTTTCTATAAAAAATGTAACGTGGTATTTTCTGCAAACCTagccttcaaagtggtggtttcCTACACTTTACTTGTATTTATTCGTTTCTGACTATATCATATctcgagtaaatagcataaaactactactttacggtctagggttccaaaaaactaccggtttttaatttttctcagataactaccaagtcaggggtcggctgtttcaaaaaacacaAATCGCCGAGTGCTTATCAATTAGTCATGATTATGACAGCTGGGGCCCACACGTAAGATAACCGTTTGTTTGACTGTTTAGTTTGACCGTTAACTTACATGTGGGGCCCTTATTCTGTAAAAAAtgaaaaagcaatcaggtccctatAAGTTTTCAAAAAAAGCAATCGGTCCCTCAATTTTTTCAGAAAAAGCAATCGGGACCAGAGGAGAAGACGCGCCCGACGGCGCCGGCAGCTCGCCGGCGGACAGGTCGCGGGCTAGGTGGAAGGAGGCGCCGCCGCGTTCCTCGGCGCGAAGGAGGTGCTTCTCCGGGCAAGCGACGGGATGGGTCCACTTCttgctggccgctgccgctgctCTTGGCCATGGCGCTCTGCCTTGCCCCTTCCGGCGTTTATGCGTCCGCCGCCACGCACAAGAAGAATGCAGCGGAAGCCGTCGCCGAGATGGCCAGGCACCACACCTGCAGCCGCCGTCAACGCCTTTGCCGGCCTCCTCGAGCTCGCCGCTGACGACGACGCGGATGTCCTGCGCTGCTGCTGGAGCGCGCGCCTCCCGCTACCGCGGATGAGGCCGGCCTCTGGCGCGGCCACCGGAAGGCCCTCGAGCTTCGTACGGCCTCTGTCatgcctcctcgtcgccgcctcCAACACCTGGAGCTTCAGCGAGCTCGTACCACGGCCATGGGAAGGCTGGGGAAGGGAGGGGAGGGTCTTCGCCGGCTAGGGAGGGGATGGGAGGGTCGCCTGCTAGGGAGGAGAGAGGTTCGGCGGCTCGGGAGAGATATcaccggaggagaggagaggagaggagaggagagaagagCCAGAGGGCtcaggaagagaggaagaagaaagggaaagAAGTAGCTTACATGAGGGCCTCACATGTTAGTTAACGGTCAAACACACGGACAAATAGACAGATTGTTTATGtgcgggcccgacctgtcataaacaGGTTTAATTTTTAAACAATAGCCATTTAAGGTTTTTTTAAATAGCCGACCACCGATTTGGTAGTTatctaaaaaaaattaaaaaccggtagttttttAGAACCCTAGcttgtaaagtagtagttttatacTATTTACTCATCATATCTCTCTTATTCATCCCACCGTAAGGGAGCAGCAGCTACATAGAAAATATTTTGCTATCACAAACATGGCCTAAATGTGTGTTTTCCCCCATAAGTATCTGACGCTATTATGGCGACATGCTGACGCAGATCGACGGGTCCAACTTCACCATTGAGCACGTACTCCTACCGAACTCCGATTTGGACTTGACACTGTGCAGTGCAGTTGCTCAATCCTATCAGCCAGAACAGCCGCACATGCACGCAAAACCATCTCATCATGGATCAATGGATCGATCCTGTCGACCCGGGCATCTCATGCTTTGAGAACCATCGGCCCCGCGCGCGCACCAACCTGTCACGATGAAAAGCACTTTCTACAAAACATCTCGATCTCACCTACCTACGCCATGCAATTCTTATACACCTTGGAACGGCGCgtaagtcggccagtacttgcgcgCCATGGCCATCCACCACGGCGTGCAGCTGATGGCACTGGCCTCTCTGGTGCTCGTCGCCGCGGTGGCTCCAGCCACGACGCACCTCCGCTTCTACATGCACGACATCGTGACGGCGGAGGCGCCGAGCGCGGCCACGGCGGTGCGCGTCGTCAGGGGCCTGACGCCGCTGCCCAACGACCCCACCAACCGCTTCGGCGACATGTACACCATCGACGACGCTCTCACGGAGGGGCCCGGCGCGGCGTCGCCGGTCATCGGGAGGGCGCAAGGGTTCTACCTCTTCGCGTCGCAGACGGACGCCGCGCTGCTGCTCAGCGCCAACATGCTGTTCACGGCGGGGAAGCACAACGGCAGCACCGTCGCCGTGTTCGCCAGGGACGCCATCCTCGACACCGTCAGGGAGCTGCCGGTCGTCGGCGGCACCGGCGCCTTCCGCGGAGCTGCTGGATACGGCCTGCTTCGGACGAATACGTACAACGCCACCACCAGCAACGCCGTGCTCCAGATCGACATGTACCTGCACGTGTAGGCACCGCGCGCGCACGTACATTGATTTGTATAGGTATTTGCATATGCATGCAAAATgctttttttcatggtaatacgtgtctcatttatatcataaaaatcaTAGTACAAGTCACGTATATACCgacctgacaaaactgaaaagacagcaGAACGCTAGCCTTTGCATACAGGAACACCAGtcaagaagtaaaattacaaacaaaactgaagaatcctctgagcttgacaccaacgcccgtcacctgcctttggcaccaccatagcagccaccaaaggagaaaatgacggatcacctccacaaccgagctcgacgcggctccatcgctgatatgcagctttgcggacctccaaggtggctcgccaaaaaaggcgaagccattgccgttgaacgaatcagaccggggcaacaccccggacacgccatcgaactccagatctgacaCCCCCGCCCAACTAAGACGttggaggaggaaaccatacctgcctgcCACGAACCATGAACCCAgatccaccatcttccagatgccgttgatgcagaccacaatccgcatccgctcctggactacctcccaagctccacgccgGCGCTGGAGCAAATGTCGTCGCAGCGGCGGAGCCCGaagacacaggtccaccacgaggatgtcgccgccgccgcaccatccttgcttgaacagtctGGTTTCCAAACCCACCCTAAAAGCGGATTGCCTCGTTGGGGAAGGATCTGAAGATTTATTAGtcggcgccgccatcgccaccgtcgaAGCCATGGCGATAAACAGCCCAAAACCCTAAGAAACTAAGGACTAAAacaatccacacgcgtggatcctgcgacccccctcaccaccgacgaccgaggtcatCAGCGGAGGGGGGCCGCCGGAGGACGGTGGCGGAGAAAGGCGCCCTGATGGCAAGAGGCGAGATCGCCTTTCTTTCTTCTCCTGGAAGAAAGAAAACCGTGCGAGCCCATGCATGCAAAATGCTTGGCAGGAGAAGTATATGTACTTATTGAGTTTTGCTTCGGCACACCTCAAGTTTACATGAATTTCATAGTTACTTATAAAACTTCTAATCTCAATCTGCATCGGAATCTGTTAATTTATTAGGGGTGTACCGATGCAAAGTTCATACTAATTTTATGTCCGTCGATATCAATTGAGTCATTTGAGTGTTGACGCTTCCCTTTTCTTTGAGTGAAATGTCTGCTAATGCTAGAACTGCGAGAAGATTTCTGTGAAATGTTTTTGATCTGACAAACGTGTCTACCTCCCCACCACTAAAACTCAGATAATCATAAAACTATGTGCTGTTTCGATACTGTTACGAAAAAGGGGAGCTTCTTCTCTTCCTGAAAAATCCTCCTCCCCACCCTCATATCACGTACTCCACGAAAACCTGGCCATAAACGTCCATAGAACTTCGATAATCATAGTCTGTTGCCCATACAACAGCATAACAGTTGATGTGCAATTTTTTCACCTATCCATGGATGTGCAGCTTCACTGCTACATCCTGCCCCAACTATTCTAttagtgagatgtgcaacttcgtctGTTGTCTTTGGCCAACTGCCTAGCATTCAATGTGCACTCCTCCCTGTCCATGGATATGCAGTTTTCACTGTTGTCACTCCACCCAACTACCCTGCTAGTGAAATATGTAACTTCGTTTGATGCTCCGACCAACATATGAAGCAGTCAATGCGCAACCCCCCTACCTATGGATGTACATTTTTCACTACTGACATTCCGTCCCACCTACCCCACCAGTGAGATGTGACGTTTCAGTTGCTGCTCTGGTCAGTTGCGTAGCAGTCAATGCACAATTTTCAGTGAACAAGGAGTTGACTCATGTAGCAGTAAAGTTGCATCTTATAGCACTAAAGTTGGTTCCTGCAACATCAAAGTTGTCTACAAATGTTCATCAAAACATATCTATAGGGGTCTAGTTTCAAAGAGCATGTCGTCTTTCTTTTTTGTCAATGTGAGAGAAAGACAAGAAATAACCTTTCTAAAATGGGTGTTTGGTAGGGAGCGCTAGAGCAAATAGAGCACCCATGATTTTAACTACGGCCTCACCTTTCCAGTTCGCCAACCAAATCTTGTCGTTTCAGCATGTAAATCTGATTCCATATGTTTTACCTATAATTGCAACACCGCTCTTAAAAAAATTGTTGAAGCATTGTTGCATTTTTCATAAAACACCATAGCGTATTGTTTCAATATCCCAGTTCGTTAATAAAGGCATATGTGGTCAAGTTGTATAGTGAGATTAGTCCCACGCCGAGGTTTAGAAATTTCTTCACCGGGGGTGTATCATAGCATTTTCAAGTTGATCATTTCATATGAAGCAAGAAGGAATATGTAAAAGGGGTGCTATGTACATGTGAGCATGCATATTGAGTGAATTGCATTTGTGATGTGCTACGGTGTATATTGTTTAGAAGTAAGTTATgtacaacacaaaacacaaaaCAAAGTGATTTGCTAGAGAGTCACCGAGAGGTTGGAGGTTCTTATATTCCGTTTTGGAAAACCATGAAATGTTTCTATCCAGAGTGAGCTTCATAATGGCTAAGAGGTAGTTTCTTTCAAGTTTTCCTCAATTTTGATATGACTTGCTAGTACACAAATACTCTAGGTTGAGTGATTGGTGATGTCCATTTTGTAATGCATAGAGGCCGGGGGGTGTTTCATTTCTTTctataaatataaataaaataatCGTAGGCATTTCGTGCAACTTATTTCATATTACCAACCGCTTTTGACATATGCATATTCATCGATTCATATGAGTTCACGTAATCCGTACATCGACGAACCAAAGGTCGTTCTAGAACAAATGCATCAAGATTCACAACTCATCTGTGTCTTAGATGAGAATGAAATAATGTGTATCCCATTTTGGATGAGAAGCCAAAAGTTGAAGCACTCCTTTCTTCAATAGAAAGCCCGAAGAGAAAATAAAAGCACCTCATTTTGCGGTCACTTTGCCAAATCCACGAGAAGTGCTCCCCGGGTGGCAGTTTTCTCAAAAAATAACTAGAAGATACCTCGTGCGTTGCTGCGAAAATTGGTTGATGAATTTTTGGTTTGATACCATGATAACCAAAGTTAAAAATACATATGACTTATTATATTTGAAGATGCATATTTTTAGCAATACTTATTGAATATAAGTGGAATGATCGAATGGAAAACATTTTCCCATGCATGTTTGAATGGCGTGGGGAATCTTTTCCCATGAATGATTGCATGTCGAGGTGAGTCTTATCCCATTCATAGTTGTATGgtgaggtggcatgcttgcatgctGAGATAAATCGTACATCGACGAACTAAAGCTCATTCCAAAACAAATGCACCAAGATTCACAAAGTCATATGTGTCTTAGATGAGAATGAGATAATGTGTAACTCATTTTGTACGAGAGGCCAAAAGTTGAACCACTCTTTTCTTCAATAGAATGCCCGAAGATAAAATAAATGCACCTAATTTTGAAGTCATTTTGCCAAATCCAAGAGAAGTGCTCCCATATGGGAAATTTCTCAAAAATTAACTAGAGGATACCCTACGCATTGCTGCGGGAATTGGTTGATGAAAATTTGGGTTGAGAACATGATAACCAAGTTAAAAATACATATGATTTTTCTATTTGACAATGTATAGTTGTAgcaatatttattgaatataagtggAATAATTGAATGGATTTTTTTCCATGCATGGTTGAATGTTGTGGGGGATCTTTTCACATGCATGATTGCGTGTTGAAGTGGGCGTTATCCTATTCTAGTTGTATGATGAGGTGGTATGCTTGGAAATTGAGATAAGTAAGTTAGTGGAGATGgctctcttaggtatataggatttcTAAGACTTGTAGGATGGTAAAACCAAAGTTTCAAATTTAAATTCATCGATGTTTCTCGGTAGAGTCTTGGAAGGGAACCAAGCTCTATTCTGAATATTGACAAGCATGAAATGAAAGAATCAGATAGAGAGAGCATGTTGACTCAACTTGGATAGATCGATGTCTTTCATGCTATCATTATTTTACAATGGGTGTTTGCTACTTTCCTACTACTAAAAATTATGTTACAACAGTCGAGTCATCATTGACGGGCCTAGGTCAAGCTAACAACAATGACACTCACCAGCGACGTGCCACTAACGAGTCATAAATGGTGCTTCATGGACGGTTGGGCTACCGAGTCACCACTGATGCCCCAAAGAACAACCAACCAAAGTAGGTGGAGCGACCGCGACCACCCTCGGGTGTCACGTCATTAACAACCACTCTCGTTTGAGGGGTTCCTTGAGTGGCCCGTCGATGATATGATCAATATAGATGGGTAACTTCTAGGACTGTCAGTGGTGACTTGTCCATATTATATGGCCATGGCTTGTCAAGACACCGCTTGCAGGTTAAGTATAGTGCCATGTTAGTGACGAATTTATGATGGGAAGGAGCTAAGCTCTCTACCTCCTCTAAATCTGAATGGCCTTCTCTCCTCCAAAGCTATATCTCAATTTCGCTTCTCTAGGTCTAGATCTAGCTTGTACTCCTTCCTCAAGATCTCCTTAGACGGATCAATCCTTGGCTCAAAAAGGCCTTGATTGATCCTCCCCTCATAGGAACAAAATATCTCTGAAGTTGATTCCCCCTCGTTGGTCGAATTAGAAATTTTCTCGATCATGTGTTTGTTGGAATATATGAATGATTTATATAAAAGATGCCAATTGTTTTGGGGTCCGAGGTGGATGTGTGGGAGTAGGACGACTCATAGTTTCGTCGATAATTTAGACTGGTTTATTGAGTCATCGCCAAATATATGGAGAGGAAGAGCAACCAGAGGATGTTTATTAGAGGGGATGTTACCATAATTTTTCTGAGTCGTTCATGGTAGTTGATGGCTCAGCGGACACAACCTGTCGTCATGTGTTTTATTGCAGTGACACACTTGGGTAAGAAATTCATGCTCTAATGGAAGGTATGGCTCTGGCCATTCAATGGTCACATCCTCCTATGGTAGTGCAGCCAAATTCATATATGCTATCAACCTTGTCTAATGACTCGTTGAGGTGATCAACATACAAACATCTTGTTGCGGAAATCGAAAGGTTGATGTTGATGATAACATTACTTAGAAGCACACAAAACAGCCGATTCTACTCCGCCACCTCCGCCTATTAGACGCAATTTTTTGGGCTCCACTCACTCTCCCACGACTGCTGCTGTTTGGAAGGTTTGGGTGGCCCCAAGGCCAAATTCTTTGCTTGGTTCATAATTCAAAACCACAATTGGACCGCGAATAGACTTGAGAAGCGGGGGTGGCCAAATTGTGGTTTTATGCCCCCTATGTAAGCAAGAAACCAAGTTGGTTGCTCACCTCTTTCTAGGTGCCGCTTCACAATTAGGCTTTGGGGCATGATCAAGGGTTGGTTTAGCGTCGACTACATCGACACATCTACTTGGCTCGGGGCGCAGTCGCTTAAGGAGTGTAGATCAACATGTCTGATTCCCACATCCTGGAACATAAAGGTATGACCTCTCTCACCATCCTTACTAGTTGGATGGTTTGGAATGAGAGGACTAAGAGTCTTCCACCACAAGGAGGTGCCGACCCCATGCTCCTCTAGAATATCAAGGCATAGGCGACCTTTTGCCCCACCACAGGTGCAAAACACATTAGGCAATTCATGACACGAGAGTAGCttcttttgtaattttcttttgctTTATGTGAAAAACTCTAAActtcttatttaatggatgagacAAGCCTTTTGCTTCTATTTTCCTTCTCAAAGTTGGATGGGAAGTTCATTCCATTGAAGATTCAAAGAAAGGAAAATGGTTGCAAATTGTCTTGCAACTATGGTAGGACGGAGCATCATAACACGACTTGTTGGCTTTCAGGGCCCCTTCTATTACTTTTTTTAACACATTACaaatgcaagcgctcatatatacgcgcatgcACTCAGCCGCACATTCTATCCCTATGAaaacctccgagagactgagccgacatatcatcttaagATTTTATAAAGTATAAATGCGAGCACCAgcatttgaaccctggtgggttagaGATACTACTGTCCTCCTAATCATCCAACTACAGGTTGGTTCATGACACTTCTATTACTAATCTTATATTTATAACCCTTTTATAATGGGAAACTCTTCTAATCATCCGGCGGATCACGTCATTTTGCCTGTCACTTCCCACGCACGACGTGTGTCCCCTATGGGGCCACCCACAGCTCCTCTCATTTTACCAATGTTTCTCCTTCACTCGTCTTGTTTCTCGTCTCTTCCGTTCTCTTGTCTCATTCTTCACGCGCCTAAGAGGAAAGAAGCCAGCCACTGGATTGCCATGTGCCCGCTGCACATGCGCTAGAAGCCATCATACTTCATCACCTACTCAATGAGGCACGCCGCCCTGGAGCTGCGTCCGCCGTCGCCTGCTATTCCACGACGCCGCTGTCCTTGAGGAGCACCGACGTCCATGGCTGCCGCCTCCTCAAGCTTAGCCGCAGCCGTCGGTGCCCCCGTAGCAACAGTTCCTGCAACATTTTCTTTGTTGCAAGAGAATCTATAAATGTTCCGGCAACATCGTCCATGTTTCCGAAACATGGCGAATGTTACAGGCAAAACACGATGATGCAGCGATGCGAGTGCAGCGATTTTTCTGCAACATGAACTCTGTGTGCAAAAGTTTCTGAAACATAACTTCTGTTACAAAAGTTTTCTGAAACATAACTCCTGATATAATCTTTTTCGCAACGTGATCTTTGTTGCAAAAGTTTCTGCAACTTAAACTTTGTTGCAAAGGTGGACAACGCTGGTCGGCCACTTGATGATGCAGATCGTGGACGTGTAGCACTGCCCAAAAAAATCTGCAACATTAGCTCTGTAGCAAAAAAATCTACAACAAAACCTTTGTCACAAAAGTTCCGCAACTCGAGCTCTCGCAAACATCCAAAACACAACATCATCCTTGTTGCAAAAGCTAGGAGCTTGATCTGAGGGTTATCCCGCGTTGAATCCAGTGGTTCGCGAGGCGGCAGATCTAAAACGATCCGCCGACCGACGTGTAGTGCTGCCCTTTTATAATTTACCCCATAACGGAATAGAACTCCCCATTTTCTTGAAAAAAAAATTACATGCCTCGTGCACACACAGTGGGGCAtgaggctggtcgtaatggtagtatcataagcgGTAGCATcgatgccaactagactttttggatgatgtggcacacaattaaatgaggaaagagagggtgtggtatcatatcatgataccgtatcatattaaatgttgtactactttgtgtcatgcatgacaattaataaggcaatctaagatactaacttactccctcctttccagtttatagggcttatttcaaaattttagttttttcattttataaggctcaatttggttgttcccca
Proteins encoded:
- the LOC123099687 gene encoding dirigent protein 21, producing the protein MAIHHGVQLMALASLVLVAAVAPATTHLRFYMHDIVTAEAPSAATAVRVVRGLTPLPNDPTNRFGDMYTIDDALTEGPGAASPVIGRAQGFYLFASQTDAALLLSANMLFTAGKHNGSTVAVFARDAILDTVRELPVVGGTGAFRGAAGYGLLRTNTYNATTSNAVLQIDMYLHV